One Monomorium pharaonis isolate MP-MQ-018 chromosome 4, ASM1337386v2, whole genome shotgun sequence DNA segment encodes these proteins:
- the LOC105833640 gene encoding uncharacterized protein LOC105833640 isoform X5: MGAKTSKKKLHLCRPRLSKKKAWVLRRQLLRRLAEQIQENQEGQDQEVDPISTTVSNAQASTDSMPKIRMYSRSVLSTRPTDMTLNLECTEEPLSEAQQMSRTKHKEDYDKVTAILEELVKDHGGKLISQVGTVSGYQYTLPTVPTTAAVVQNNPQILNVTQQNKNSIKLNIGNTSGSQGNIQLVVDPRMGVILGPVTQTQGTTTTTTSVASTPAQPQQENYKYTRSGRRTKVFQVQQPDIIEEPAPSVTCMKPKSGSTHIAANKVTSTTSQSVTNVRIKTIAKTVSPQSTVKPTEHTSIGGIAIGKNSANEQIDESKKNQPDGREFMFNKTTGGRTFPSLVVVARPNLRNKDITSPVAQKERQALDAKVKSVLMFSATKFAEWLIQQGLVKSEQYCLQHGSQYQKPKLKLGMYSDQGTFPYSGGYVWISNCCPDRFVSVFSGSIFQGAHYTPTVLLKLIYHWACQTNVQNVISWVKVSNIYLKSFYTNIRSICTAAVWDKTTKMGGKNVIIQVGVISLGTTSQDGHLRQVKVEVLGVLDPSTLDIRLRACEPIQDGDKSFKKRFNNILHPLKEWVHTDSKIMTDFTVDKSTLHDMGYHHVMQSSFSEQSPRNIMSNYHIMEYLRKIVPRMFQNTLSLLSRQVIQQFLDELIWREMYGATAERAFDNIIRHIAEQTRIDSNDSLLDRLSKIALNPFKDWSYSMLSDLSLKDTPSKDSTSVTDVKASSQKTSDSAQIITVKQGARRGRKRIHPVATPEHEIKRIAIDPKSNKEKEDKSEKEQIQLQELYYATMEGDKNLILKESRTSLHFKCFLCTTVMRSNTEVMEHMVSHVPPQVPGQSELSICRYCCTPLSSQHQMLTHVSETHSNFGHSDSDMVVCAICEEKYGKSKSLIDHLTLMHYPSEMPYQCESCGYRTSSHKDVIDHYYKTHEKGEGLQCPYCLKVIQFVNNGNPNVSNVYAYLSHMQRHIVRRDQGKGKKCPKCCLWFNQKSSLTIHQRELHDCVINSKVVPYSASSDDSIMIPKVIPEIIQFSVDSPQPELPPEKIQKWNSGPITVNTSVRYLSCQECEEDIDEEDHYPGEQRCQQCRYVTCCWRAFKEHQQQIHNERPKTSLIVPSPLVNVPLDKKLQCSCGYTSNDGNRLARHLIKCKRLSARPVDESTSSGMLDSLGLIPRTVSEVYIFLSIIVFISICLIL; the protein is encoded by the exons acgaCAGTTACTGAGGCGCTTGGCCGAACAAATTCAAGAAAATCAAGAAGGTCAAGATCAAGAAGTTGATCCAATAAGTACAACAGTTTCAAATG CACAAGCATCTACAGACAGCATGCCAAAAATACGGATGTATTCACGCTCTGTTCTAAGCACTCGTCCAACCGACATGACGTTAAATTTGGAGTGTACAGAGGAGCCTCTGAGCGAAGCCCAGCAGATGTCGAGAACAAAGCACAAAGAAGATTatgataaa GTTACAGCTATCTTAGAAGAACTAGTTAAAGATCATGGAGGCAAATTAATAAGCCAAGTGGGAACCGTCAGTGGTTATCAGTatacatt acCTACAGTGCCAACAACTGCAGCAGTAGTTCAAAATAATCCGCAGATTTTAAATGtt ACTCAACAAAACaagaattcaattaaattaaatattggtaACACAAGTGGATCACAAGGGAATATTCAGCTAGTAGTTGATCCACGTATGGGAGTTATTTTGGGACCTGTTACACAAACTCAAG GTACAACTACAACAACTACATCTGTGGCATCAACACCGGCACAACCTCAacaagaaaat taCAAGTATACCAGATCTGGACGTAGGACAAAAGTTTTTCAAGTGCAACAACCCGATATTATAGAAGAG ccGGCACCGTCAGTTACTTGCATGAAACCAAAATCTGGCTCAACACATATTGCAGCAAATAagg TTACCAGTACTACTTCTCAGAGTGTGACGAATGTCAGAATAAAAACTATTGCTAAAACAGTGTCGCCTCAGTCAACTGTTAAACCTACAGAACACACTAGTATAGGAGGAATAGCCATCGGCAAGAATTCAG CTAACGAACAGATTGATGAAAGCAAAAAAAACCAACCTGATGGCAGAGAATTTATGTTTAACAAAACGACTGGTGGACGGACCTTCCCCTCCTTAGTTGTGGTAGCAAGACCAAATTTACGTAACAAAGATATAACATCGCCAGTTGCGCAAAAAGAAAGACAAGCATTag atgcCAAAGTTAAGAGCGTGCTCATGTTTTCTGCTACAAAATTTGCGGAATGGTTGATACAACAGGGCTTAGTAAAATCAGAACAATATTGTCTTCAGCATGGTTCACAATATCAGAAACCTAAACTCAAGTTAGGAATGTATAGCGATCAGGGAACATTTCCCTATTCTGGTGGTTACGTTTGGATATCCAATTGTTGTCCTGACAGATTCGTCTCAGTCTTTTCCGGTTCTATTTTTCAAGGAGCTCATTACACACCCACagtcttattaaaattgatttatcatTGGGCGTGTCAAACTAATGTGCAAAACGTAATATCCTGGGTGAAAGTatccaatatatatttaaaaagcttttatacaaatatacgtAGCATTTGCACAGCAGCGGTATGGGACAAAACTACTAAAATGGGTGGTAAAAATGTAATCATACAAGTCGGTGTAATTAGTTTAGGGACAACTTCGCAAGATGGACATTTACGACAg GTGAAAGTTGAGGTTCTCGGGGTTCTGGATCCTTCTACATTGGATATACGATTACGCGCCTGTGAACCAATCCAGGATGGAGATAAATCATTTAAGAAAcggtttaataatattttacatccaTTAAAAGAATGGGTCCATACAGACTCTAAAATAATGACAGACTTCACTGTCGATAAAAGCACCTTGCACGATATGGGCTATCACCACGTCATGCAGTCTTCGTTTTCAGAACAGAGTCCTAGAAATATCATGAGTAATTACCATATCATGGAATATCTTAGAAAAATTGTACCGAGAATGTTCCAGAATACATTAAGTTTACTTAGTAGACAAGTGATACAACAATTCTTAGACGAATTAATTTGGAGGGAAATGTATGGCGCTACAGCGGAACGTGCATTTGACAACATCATTCGACATATTGCCGAGCAAACAAGAATCGATTCCA atgatTCTTTGTTAGATCGCCTGTCGAAAATAGCTCTCAATCCGTTCAAAGATTGGTCGTATTCCATGCTATCTGATTTATCACTGAAAGATACACCATCAAAAGATTCAACATCGGTAACTGATGTAAAAGCATCGTCCCAAAAAACTTCCGATAGCGCGCAGATAATTACCGTAAAACAAGGTGCGCGCCGAGGAAGGAAACGAATTCATCCTGTGGCAACTCCGGAACacgaaattaaaagaatagcAATTGATCCTAAgagtaataaagaaaaagaagataaaagtGAGAAAGAACAAATCCAGCttcaagaattatattatGCTACAATGGAAGGTGATAAGAACCTGATCTTAAAAGAATCTAGGACTTCCTTACATTTCAAG TGCTTCCTCTGCACAACAGTAATGCGATCTAATACCGAAGTAATGGAGCATATGGTTAGTCATGTGCCACCACAAGTACCAGGTCAATCGGAATTATCAATATGCCGATACTGTTGCACTCCACTTTCATCACAACATCAAATGCTTACTCATGTGTCAGAAACACACAGCAATTTCGGTCATTCTGATAGCGATATGGTAGTTTGCGCCATTTGCGAGGAGAAATATG GAAAGAGCAAATCATTAATTGATCATTTGACGTTGATGCATTATCCTTCCGAGATGCCGTATCAGTGCGAAAGTTGTGGCTATCGTACATCTAGTCATAAGGACGTTATagatcattattataaaacccATGAAAAGGGTGAAGGATTACAGTGTCCATACTGTCTTAAA GTAATACAATTTGTGAACAACGGTAACCCGAACGTGTCCAACGTTTACGCTTACTTATCACACATGCAAAGGCACATCGTAAGAAGAGATCAAGGAAAAGGCAAAAAATGTCCAAAATGTTGTCTCTGGTTCAATCAAAAGAGTTCCTTAACGATACATCAACGAGAATTGCACGACTGTGTTATTAAttcaa AAGTGGTACCATATTCTGCCAGTAGCGATGATAGCATAATGATTCCGAAAGTGATACCGGagataatacaattttctgtAGATAGTCCTCAACCTGAATTACCAccagaaaaaatacaaaaatggaATTCTGGACCAATTACAGTGAACACTTCTGTTAGATATTTGTCCTGCCAGGAATGTGAAGAAGATATTGACGAAGAAGACCATTATCC GGGTGAACAACGATGTCAACAATGTCGTTACGTTACATGTTGTTGGCGCGCATTTAAAGAACATCAACAACAAATTCATAATGAAAGACCGAAGACAAGTTTGATTGTGCCATCTCCTTTAGTTAACGTTCCACTAGACAAGAAACTGCAATGCTCGTGCGGTTATACGTCGAATGATGGCAACCGATTAG CGAGACAtttgataaaatgtaaaagactATCAGCACGTCCCGTTGATGAATCCACGTCATCTGGTATGCTCGATAGTTTAGGATTAATTCCAAGAACTGTATCAGaggtatacatatttttaagtataatagtttttatttctatctgtctaattctttaa
- the LOC105833640 gene encoding uncharacterized protein LOC105833640 isoform X6 has protein sequence MGKTYNAKRLPLSYHRLSKKGGWIRRRQLLRRLAEQIQENQEGQDQEVDPISTTVSNAQASTDSMPKIRMYSRSVLSTRPTDMTLNLECTEEPLSEAQQMSRTKHKEDYDKVTAILEELVKDHGGKLISQVGTVSGYQYTLPTVPTTAAVVQNNPQILNVTQQNKNSIKLNIGNTSGSQGNIQLVVDPRMGVILGPVTQTQGTTTTTTSVASTPAQPQQENYKYTRSGRRTKVFQVQQPDIIEEPAPSVTCMKPKSGSTHIAANKVTSTTSQSVTNVRIKTIAKTVSPQSTVKPTEHTSIGGIAIGKNSANEQIDESKKNQPDGREFMFNKTTGGRTFPSLVVVARPNLRNKDITSPVAQKERQALDAKVKSVLMFSATKFAEWLIQQGLVKSEQYCLQHGSQYQKPKLKLGMYSDQGTFPYSGGYVWISNCCPDRFVSVFSGSIFQGAHYTPTVLLKLIYHWACQTNVQNVISWVKVSNIYLKSFYTNIRSICTAAVWDKTTKMGGKNVIIQVGVISLGTTSQDGHLRQVKVEVLGVLDPSTLDIRLRACEPIQDGDKSFKKRFNNILHPLKEWVHTDSKIMTDFTVDKSTLHDMGYHHVMQSSFSEQSPRNIMSNYHIMEYLRKIVPRMFQNTLSLLSRQVIQQFLDELIWREMYGATAERAFDNIIRHIAEQTRIDSNDSLLDRLSKIALNPFKDWSYSMLSDLSLKDTPSKDSTSVTDVKASSQKTSDSAQIITVKQGARRGRKRIHPVATPEHEIKRIAIDPKSNKEKEDKSEKEQIQLQELYYATMEGDKNLILKESRTSLHFKCFLCTTVMRSNTEVMEHMVSHVPPQVPGQSELSICRYCCTPLSSQHQMLTHVSETHSNFGHSDSDMVVCAICEEKYGKSKSLIDHLTLMHYPSEMPYQCESCGYRTSSHKDVIDHYYKTHEKGEGLQCPYCLKVIQFVNNGNPNVSNVYAYLSHMQRHIVRRDQGKGKKCPKCCLWFNQKSSLTIHQRELHDCVINSKVVPYSASSDDSIMIPKVIPEIIQFSVDSPQPELPPEKIQKWNSGPITVNTSVRYLSCQECEEDIDEEDHYPGEQRCQQCRYVTCCWRAFKEHQQQIHNERPKTSLIVPSPLVNVPLDKKLQCSCGYTSNDGNRLARHLIKCKRLSARPVDESTSSGMLDSLGLIPRTVSEVYIFLSIIVFISICLIL, from the exons acgaCAGTTACTGAGGCGCTTGGCCGAACAAATTCAAGAAAATCAAGAAGGTCAAGATCAAGAAGTTGATCCAATAAGTACAACAGTTTCAAATG CACAAGCATCTACAGACAGCATGCCAAAAATACGGATGTATTCACGCTCTGTTCTAAGCACTCGTCCAACCGACATGACGTTAAATTTGGAGTGTACAGAGGAGCCTCTGAGCGAAGCCCAGCAGATGTCGAGAACAAAGCACAAAGAAGATTatgataaa GTTACAGCTATCTTAGAAGAACTAGTTAAAGATCATGGAGGCAAATTAATAAGCCAAGTGGGAACCGTCAGTGGTTATCAGTatacatt acCTACAGTGCCAACAACTGCAGCAGTAGTTCAAAATAATCCGCAGATTTTAAATGtt ACTCAACAAAACaagaattcaattaaattaaatattggtaACACAAGTGGATCACAAGGGAATATTCAGCTAGTAGTTGATCCACGTATGGGAGTTATTTTGGGACCTGTTACACAAACTCAAG GTACAACTACAACAACTACATCTGTGGCATCAACACCGGCACAACCTCAacaagaaaat taCAAGTATACCAGATCTGGACGTAGGACAAAAGTTTTTCAAGTGCAACAACCCGATATTATAGAAGAG ccGGCACCGTCAGTTACTTGCATGAAACCAAAATCTGGCTCAACACATATTGCAGCAAATAagg TTACCAGTACTACTTCTCAGAGTGTGACGAATGTCAGAATAAAAACTATTGCTAAAACAGTGTCGCCTCAGTCAACTGTTAAACCTACAGAACACACTAGTATAGGAGGAATAGCCATCGGCAAGAATTCAG CTAACGAACAGATTGATGAAAGCAAAAAAAACCAACCTGATGGCAGAGAATTTATGTTTAACAAAACGACTGGTGGACGGACCTTCCCCTCCTTAGTTGTGGTAGCAAGACCAAATTTACGTAACAAAGATATAACATCGCCAGTTGCGCAAAAAGAAAGACAAGCATTag atgcCAAAGTTAAGAGCGTGCTCATGTTTTCTGCTACAAAATTTGCGGAATGGTTGATACAACAGGGCTTAGTAAAATCAGAACAATATTGTCTTCAGCATGGTTCACAATATCAGAAACCTAAACTCAAGTTAGGAATGTATAGCGATCAGGGAACATTTCCCTATTCTGGTGGTTACGTTTGGATATCCAATTGTTGTCCTGACAGATTCGTCTCAGTCTTTTCCGGTTCTATTTTTCAAGGAGCTCATTACACACCCACagtcttattaaaattgatttatcatTGGGCGTGTCAAACTAATGTGCAAAACGTAATATCCTGGGTGAAAGTatccaatatatatttaaaaagcttttatacaaatatacgtAGCATTTGCACAGCAGCGGTATGGGACAAAACTACTAAAATGGGTGGTAAAAATGTAATCATACAAGTCGGTGTAATTAGTTTAGGGACAACTTCGCAAGATGGACATTTACGACAg GTGAAAGTTGAGGTTCTCGGGGTTCTGGATCCTTCTACATTGGATATACGATTACGCGCCTGTGAACCAATCCAGGATGGAGATAAATCATTTAAGAAAcggtttaataatattttacatccaTTAAAAGAATGGGTCCATACAGACTCTAAAATAATGACAGACTTCACTGTCGATAAAAGCACCTTGCACGATATGGGCTATCACCACGTCATGCAGTCTTCGTTTTCAGAACAGAGTCCTAGAAATATCATGAGTAATTACCATATCATGGAATATCTTAGAAAAATTGTACCGAGAATGTTCCAGAATACATTAAGTTTACTTAGTAGACAAGTGATACAACAATTCTTAGACGAATTAATTTGGAGGGAAATGTATGGCGCTACAGCGGAACGTGCATTTGACAACATCATTCGACATATTGCCGAGCAAACAAGAATCGATTCCA atgatTCTTTGTTAGATCGCCTGTCGAAAATAGCTCTCAATCCGTTCAAAGATTGGTCGTATTCCATGCTATCTGATTTATCACTGAAAGATACACCATCAAAAGATTCAACATCGGTAACTGATGTAAAAGCATCGTCCCAAAAAACTTCCGATAGCGCGCAGATAATTACCGTAAAACAAGGTGCGCGCCGAGGAAGGAAACGAATTCATCCTGTGGCAACTCCGGAACacgaaattaaaagaatagcAATTGATCCTAAgagtaataaagaaaaagaagataaaagtGAGAAAGAACAAATCCAGCttcaagaattatattatGCTACAATGGAAGGTGATAAGAACCTGATCTTAAAAGAATCTAGGACTTCCTTACATTTCAAG TGCTTCCTCTGCACAACAGTAATGCGATCTAATACCGAAGTAATGGAGCATATGGTTAGTCATGTGCCACCACAAGTACCAGGTCAATCGGAATTATCAATATGCCGATACTGTTGCACTCCACTTTCATCACAACATCAAATGCTTACTCATGTGTCAGAAACACACAGCAATTTCGGTCATTCTGATAGCGATATGGTAGTTTGCGCCATTTGCGAGGAGAAATATG GAAAGAGCAAATCATTAATTGATCATTTGACGTTGATGCATTATCCTTCCGAGATGCCGTATCAGTGCGAAAGTTGTGGCTATCGTACATCTAGTCATAAGGACGTTATagatcattattataaaacccATGAAAAGGGTGAAGGATTACAGTGTCCATACTGTCTTAAA GTAATACAATTTGTGAACAACGGTAACCCGAACGTGTCCAACGTTTACGCTTACTTATCACACATGCAAAGGCACATCGTAAGAAGAGATCAAGGAAAAGGCAAAAAATGTCCAAAATGTTGTCTCTGGTTCAATCAAAAGAGTTCCTTAACGATACATCAACGAGAATTGCACGACTGTGTTATTAAttcaa AAGTGGTACCATATTCTGCCAGTAGCGATGATAGCATAATGATTCCGAAAGTGATACCGGagataatacaattttctgtAGATAGTCCTCAACCTGAATTACCAccagaaaaaatacaaaaatggaATTCTGGACCAATTACAGTGAACACTTCTGTTAGATATTTGTCCTGCCAGGAATGTGAAGAAGATATTGACGAAGAAGACCATTATCC GGGTGAACAACGATGTCAACAATGTCGTTACGTTACATGTTGTTGGCGCGCATTTAAAGAACATCAACAACAAATTCATAATGAAAGACCGAAGACAAGTTTGATTGTGCCATCTCCTTTAGTTAACGTTCCACTAGACAAGAAACTGCAATGCTCGTGCGGTTATACGTCGAATGATGGCAACCGATTAG CGAGACAtttgataaaatgtaaaagactATCAGCACGTCCCGTTGATGAATCCACGTCATCTGGTATGCTCGATAGTTTAGGATTAATTCCAAGAACTGTATCAGaggtatacatatttttaagtataatagtttttatttctatctgtctaattctttaa
- the LOC105833640 gene encoding uncharacterized protein LOC105833640 isoform X7 produces MGSKKGGWIRRRQLLRRLAEQIQENQEGQDQEVDPISTTVSNAQASTDSMPKIRMYSRSVLSTRPTDMTLNLECTEEPLSEAQQMSRTKHKEDYDKVTAILEELVKDHGGKLISQVGTVSGYQYTLPTVPTTAAVVQNNPQILNVTQQNKNSIKLNIGNTSGSQGNIQLVVDPRMGVILGPVTQTQGTTTTTTSVASTPAQPQQENYKYTRSGRRTKVFQVQQPDIIEEPAPSVTCMKPKSGSTHIAANKVTSTTSQSVTNVRIKTIAKTVSPQSTVKPTEHTSIGGIAIGKNSANEQIDESKKNQPDGREFMFNKTTGGRTFPSLVVVARPNLRNKDITSPVAQKERQALDAKVKSVLMFSATKFAEWLIQQGLVKSEQYCLQHGSQYQKPKLKLGMYSDQGTFPYSGGYVWISNCCPDRFVSVFSGSIFQGAHYTPTVLLKLIYHWACQTNVQNVISWVKVSNIYLKSFYTNIRSICTAAVWDKTTKMGGKNVIIQVGVISLGTTSQDGHLRQVKVEVLGVLDPSTLDIRLRACEPIQDGDKSFKKRFNNILHPLKEWVHTDSKIMTDFTVDKSTLHDMGYHHVMQSSFSEQSPRNIMSNYHIMEYLRKIVPRMFQNTLSLLSRQVIQQFLDELIWREMYGATAERAFDNIIRHIAEQTRIDSNDSLLDRLSKIALNPFKDWSYSMLSDLSLKDTPSKDSTSVTDVKASSQKTSDSAQIITVKQGARRGRKRIHPVATPEHEIKRIAIDPKSNKEKEDKSEKEQIQLQELYYATMEGDKNLILKESRTSLHFKCFLCTTVMRSNTEVMEHMVSHVPPQVPGQSELSICRYCCTPLSSQHQMLTHVSETHSNFGHSDSDMVVCAICEEKYGKSKSLIDHLTLMHYPSEMPYQCESCGYRTSSHKDVIDHYYKTHEKGEGLQCPYCLKVIQFVNNGNPNVSNVYAYLSHMQRHIVRRDQGKGKKCPKCCLWFNQKSSLTIHQRELHDCVINSKVVPYSASSDDSIMIPKVIPEIIQFSVDSPQPELPPEKIQKWNSGPITVNTSVRYLSCQECEEDIDEEDHYPGEQRCQQCRYVTCCWRAFKEHQQQIHNERPKTSLIVPSPLVNVPLDKKLQCSCGYTSNDGNRLARHLIKCKRLSARPVDESTSSGMLDSLGLIPRTVSEVYIFLSIIVFISICLIL; encoded by the exons acgaCAGTTACTGAGGCGCTTGGCCGAACAAATTCAAGAAAATCAAGAAGGTCAAGATCAAGAAGTTGATCCAATAAGTACAACAGTTTCAAATG CACAAGCATCTACAGACAGCATGCCAAAAATACGGATGTATTCACGCTCTGTTCTAAGCACTCGTCCAACCGACATGACGTTAAATTTGGAGTGTACAGAGGAGCCTCTGAGCGAAGCCCAGCAGATGTCGAGAACAAAGCACAAAGAAGATTatgataaa GTTACAGCTATCTTAGAAGAACTAGTTAAAGATCATGGAGGCAAATTAATAAGCCAAGTGGGAACCGTCAGTGGTTATCAGTatacatt acCTACAGTGCCAACAACTGCAGCAGTAGTTCAAAATAATCCGCAGATTTTAAATGtt ACTCAACAAAACaagaattcaattaaattaaatattggtaACACAAGTGGATCACAAGGGAATATTCAGCTAGTAGTTGATCCACGTATGGGAGTTATTTTGGGACCTGTTACACAAACTCAAG GTACAACTACAACAACTACATCTGTGGCATCAACACCGGCACAACCTCAacaagaaaat taCAAGTATACCAGATCTGGACGTAGGACAAAAGTTTTTCAAGTGCAACAACCCGATATTATAGAAGAG ccGGCACCGTCAGTTACTTGCATGAAACCAAAATCTGGCTCAACACATATTGCAGCAAATAagg TTACCAGTACTACTTCTCAGAGTGTGACGAATGTCAGAATAAAAACTATTGCTAAAACAGTGTCGCCTCAGTCAACTGTTAAACCTACAGAACACACTAGTATAGGAGGAATAGCCATCGGCAAGAATTCAG CTAACGAACAGATTGATGAAAGCAAAAAAAACCAACCTGATGGCAGAGAATTTATGTTTAACAAAACGACTGGTGGACGGACCTTCCCCTCCTTAGTTGTGGTAGCAAGACCAAATTTACGTAACAAAGATATAACATCGCCAGTTGCGCAAAAAGAAAGACAAGCATTag atgcCAAAGTTAAGAGCGTGCTCATGTTTTCTGCTACAAAATTTGCGGAATGGTTGATACAACAGGGCTTAGTAAAATCAGAACAATATTGTCTTCAGCATGGTTCACAATATCAGAAACCTAAACTCAAGTTAGGAATGTATAGCGATCAGGGAACATTTCCCTATTCTGGTGGTTACGTTTGGATATCCAATTGTTGTCCTGACAGATTCGTCTCAGTCTTTTCCGGTTCTATTTTTCAAGGAGCTCATTACACACCCACagtcttattaaaattgatttatcatTGGGCGTGTCAAACTAATGTGCAAAACGTAATATCCTGGGTGAAAGTatccaatatatatttaaaaagcttttatacaaatatacgtAGCATTTGCACAGCAGCGGTATGGGACAAAACTACTAAAATGGGTGGTAAAAATGTAATCATACAAGTCGGTGTAATTAGTTTAGGGACAACTTCGCAAGATGGACATTTACGACAg GTGAAAGTTGAGGTTCTCGGGGTTCTGGATCCTTCTACATTGGATATACGATTACGCGCCTGTGAACCAATCCAGGATGGAGATAAATCATTTAAGAAAcggtttaataatattttacatccaTTAAAAGAATGGGTCCATACAGACTCTAAAATAATGACAGACTTCACTGTCGATAAAAGCACCTTGCACGATATGGGCTATCACCACGTCATGCAGTCTTCGTTTTCAGAACAGAGTCCTAGAAATATCATGAGTAATTACCATATCATGGAATATCTTAGAAAAATTGTACCGAGAATGTTCCAGAATACATTAAGTTTACTTAGTAGACAAGTGATACAACAATTCTTAGACGAATTAATTTGGAGGGAAATGTATGGCGCTACAGCGGAACGTGCATTTGACAACATCATTCGACATATTGCCGAGCAAACAAGAATCGATTCCA atgatTCTTTGTTAGATCGCCTGTCGAAAATAGCTCTCAATCCGTTCAAAGATTGGTCGTATTCCATGCTATCTGATTTATCACTGAAAGATACACCATCAAAAGATTCAACATCGGTAACTGATGTAAAAGCATCGTCCCAAAAAACTTCCGATAGCGCGCAGATAATTACCGTAAAACAAGGTGCGCGCCGAGGAAGGAAACGAATTCATCCTGTGGCAACTCCGGAACacgaaattaaaagaatagcAATTGATCCTAAgagtaataaagaaaaagaagataaaagtGAGAAAGAACAAATCCAGCttcaagaattatattatGCTACAATGGAAGGTGATAAGAACCTGATCTTAAAAGAATCTAGGACTTCCTTACATTTCAAG TGCTTCCTCTGCACAACAGTAATGCGATCTAATACCGAAGTAATGGAGCATATGGTTAGTCATGTGCCACCACAAGTACCAGGTCAATCGGAATTATCAATATGCCGATACTGTTGCACTCCACTTTCATCACAACATCAAATGCTTACTCATGTGTCAGAAACACACAGCAATTTCGGTCATTCTGATAGCGATATGGTAGTTTGCGCCATTTGCGAGGAGAAATATG GAAAGAGCAAATCATTAATTGATCATTTGACGTTGATGCATTATCCTTCCGAGATGCCGTATCAGTGCGAAAGTTGTGGCTATCGTACATCTAGTCATAAGGACGTTATagatcattattataaaacccATGAAAAGGGTGAAGGATTACAGTGTCCATACTGTCTTAAA GTAATACAATTTGTGAACAACGGTAACCCGAACGTGTCCAACGTTTACGCTTACTTATCACACATGCAAAGGCACATCGTAAGAAGAGATCAAGGAAAAGGCAAAAAATGTCCAAAATGTTGTCTCTGGTTCAATCAAAAGAGTTCCTTAACGATACATCAACGAGAATTGCACGACTGTGTTATTAAttcaa AAGTGGTACCATATTCTGCCAGTAGCGATGATAGCATAATGATTCCGAAAGTGATACCGGagataatacaattttctgtAGATAGTCCTCAACCTGAATTACCAccagaaaaaatacaaaaatggaATTCTGGACCAATTACAGTGAACACTTCTGTTAGATATTTGTCCTGCCAGGAATGTGAAGAAGATATTGACGAAGAAGACCATTATCC GGGTGAACAACGATGTCAACAATGTCGTTACGTTACATGTTGTTGGCGCGCATTTAAAGAACATCAACAACAAATTCATAATGAAAGACCGAAGACAAGTTTGATTGTGCCATCTCCTTTAGTTAACGTTCCACTAGACAAGAAACTGCAATGCTCGTGCGGTTATACGTCGAATGATGGCAACCGATTAG CGAGACAtttgataaaatgtaaaagactATCAGCACGTCCCGTTGATGAATCCACGTCATCTGGTATGCTCGATAGTTTAGGATTAATTCCAAGAACTGTATCAGaggtatacatatttttaagtataatagtttttatttctatctgtctaattctttaa